The following DNA comes from Fundidesulfovibrio putealis DSM 16056.
GACTTCCTTGCCGGGCAACTGGATATGAAACAGGACCAGTTTCAGCTTGTTGGACACCTTCACGCGCATGGTCTGTCCGGCCTTGGCCGTTATGGGGTAGATGTCGCGGTCCATGCCCTGGACGTCGCCCTTGAGCGTGGCGCTGTTGGCGCCGGGCGCAAAGGAAATGGGCGGCTTGTCTTCGGCAAAGGCCCCGGTTGCGATGCACAGTCCCAACATGGCCGCCAACGCAAGGGCTGGCACGGAGCGGAAAGAGCGACGATTCCTGTTCATTCTGTACTCCTTACGAGCGAGGCTTTACAGTTACTGAAGATCCTCGCACATGGTCTCGATGAGCGCCACCCGCATGTCCTTGGACTGCGGCTTGCCGTTGAAAGCCAGCCCGCTCAGGTCGAACTTGCCGCGCTTGGGGTCGATGGTGAACTGCAGCAGTGCGTTCACATTTTGGCCGTCGTACTGCATTTTGCCGTGCACGTTGACGATATAGTCTCCCTGGTCGGACCAGCCGGACTCCCAGCGTGGATTTTTGAAATAGTTCTCGATCAGACGCCAGACGTAGAACTTCTTGCACGAGTTGAAGCTCTGGTTGCGCAGCCATTCAATCTCGTCGGAATAGGCAAAGGCTGGCGATGACGCGAAAACAAGAAACAACGCGACCGCAACGGATTTGATGAACATAACGGATCCCTTCATTCGTGTTTGAGTTGAGATTCCAGTTACACGGCAAAGACACACTCATGGAGCAACTCGATGTTTCTAAAGCTCGCGCAGATGCCGGACGTCGTTTGCGCTCGTGCACGATGCCGTGCGCTTTTGAACGCCCTTGGGACGACTTCCAAAACGACAATGGCCTCTCCTGGTGCAATCAACTGCCAGGTTTGTCGTGAGAACACCGCGCTAGAGATTGAATTCCTTGGCGACAGCCATGATCGCCTTCTCCAGCTTGTTTTCCAGGTCGCCCTGAGGCTCGTTGGCGGTGTCGCCGAAGATGGTCCCCACAAAGGCCAGCGGGCACTTGTTGCTGGTTACGGTCAGCACGATGGCATAGGTCACGACCTGCTGGCCGTCCTTGCTGGCGGCGTTGACTGAAACGCCGATGCGCGGAACCCGTTTTTTGTCCAGCATGTAGAAATTGGACCCGCGCAGATATTTTTCGATCCGATGGCCGAAGTTTTCGGCTTCCGCCCCGGTGGCGTCCACTTCAAGGTCAACGGGAATCTTGGTCGCGGCGACAGCCGTGCCGCCCTCGGCAAGCGCAAACAACGAAAACATGGACAACAGCAGGACAAGTGTCCGCACACAAGAAGAGAGCCGTACGCAACGCATTCTTAACTCCTGGTTGATGGCGTGAGAAATGGATGTTCCACACACTGATTCCTTTCAGACGAAGCTGTCGCGGCGCACATTGATTGCGTCACGAACTATGCGGCAGGCAATACAAACGGACCACGTGCCGGCAGGCATGCGTCTATTCGCCTGCAAGAAAATCCGTCAGGGGCTTTCTAAATATGCGGGCGTTTAATCGTCTGTAGGCTTTTCCCCGGATTTTGTGTGGGGGATTTCCCGGACATGCTCCAGGCAGGACGCAAGGCGAGGGGAAGGCGACAGGGCGGGATTCTGGATTCAGGGCTGACGAACGAGGCTCAACGGCGGGTGCTGATGGCGAATTTGCGCAATTCCTTCATGCCGACCAGCCCCAGCTTCTCCATGAGGCGGCTGTAATACGTTTCCACGGTGCGGGTGCTGATGATGAACTCGCGCGCGATGTCCGCCGCAGAGTCCCCCTGGCCGAGCATGCGCAGTATCTGGCGCTCCCTCTCGCTGAGCTCCGCTTCGCGCGCTCCGTTGCCCTTGACGGCGCGCATGGCCAGGCTCTGGGCCGCCCTGGGGCTGATGAAACGCCTTCCGGCCCGGACCTCCAGCACCCCGTGCAGCAGCACCTCCGCCATCTCGCGCTTGGTGATGTAGCCGCCTGCGCCGGAATCGAAGGCCAGGGCGATGGTCTCCGGGTCCTCATACATGGAATAGACGAGCCCCGGGATATTGCGCGCCTTGAACGCATGGAGAAGCTCCAGGCCGCTGTCTTCGCCCAGGCTGAGGTCTATGATCGCGATGTCCGCTCCGGAGCCCTTCATCACGGCAAGAGCCTCGGACCGGCTTCCGGCCTCGGCGCATACCGTGTGCCCGTGCTGGCCCAGCAGCAGAGCCAGACCCTGGCGTACCGCCGGATGGTCGTCCACCAGCATGACGCGGGCTGCGTTGCGTTCGGTCATCCGGCGCTCTCCTGTGTTGATTCGGACTTCTCAGCGGCGGTGCAGGCCACGGTGCAGGTCACGATGGTTCCCCCGTCTCCGGCGTCGTCTATGCGCAGATCCCCGCCGACCACTCCGGCGCGGTGGGCCATGATCTTGAGCCCAAGGCCGCCACGGGGCTTGTTTCCGGGCGCGATGCCGCAGCCGTCGTCGCGGATGGTCAGCCGGACGCCCCGCAGGTCCAGGCACTCCAGGAACACGTCCACGCGGCTTGGCGCGGCGTGCTTGATGGCGTTGGCGATGCCCTCCTGCGCGATGCGGTAGAGCTGGGTCATGTGCTCGTTTTTGCATTGAGCGCACGGCAGATCTTGCCTGAACGTGATGGGAATTCCGCTGGACTCGCTGAAGCGCAGCGCCAGCTCCTCCAGGGACGAGGCCCCGCTCCCGGCCCTGTGCTCAACGGGCCAGAGCCCTCGCGACAAGTCGTAGGCGTGCCCCACCGTGTCATCGATCAGACTGGAGAGCTGGCGCACCTCCCGGGCGATGGTGTCCTCCGAGGGGATGCGATGCTCCAGCACGGAGCAGCGAAGGCGCGCGCCGGTCAACTGCTGGCACAGGCCGTCGTGGAGGTTGTGGCTCAGGCGGCGGCGTTCGTCGTCGCTTATGCTCACCACTTCGTGCTGGAGGCGGGCTCGTTCAGCCACCTCCCGCTCCAGGGCGATGTTCTTGCCTTCCAGTTGCGTGGAGAGTGTTTCCACCGTCGAAAATGCCAGGGAGAACCTTCGTGACAAGGCAAGCGCCTGAAAAAGAAGAAAGAAGAAGAGTCCGACCTGTATTTGGGAGCCTGTCTGGATGTAGCCGGTCTCGTCCAGCATGTCGTTTATGCCTGCCAGCCCCAGGATCACGAACCCTGCCAGCAAAAGGCGGGCGTTGTCCCGTTGGCGCGCGCACGCCAGGATGAGTTTGTAGACGCAGTAACATATCATTATCGACGCCGAAATGTAGTAGACCGGCAAAAGTTCCGTCAGGAGCAGCATCGGGCTAAACACTGTCAGCACAACAAACAGCACTGCCATGAATGAGCAATAGTGCCGTATGTTTTTGGGGAACTCGAAGGGGTAAAGAGAGCGGAAGAATTGATATCCGATTGGTACAGTCAGCATCAGGCAGATGAAGGCTATCTTCTCCAAAACAACGCTTCCGCTAGCGCCCCAGAAAAGTCCGGAGACCCAGTCACTGGAGCTGGAGAAGAGCTGGTTGCCCAGCCACAGCAGGCAGTACAGGCCGAGATGCAACGGGGAACTGCTTTGGGGACGAAAACAGTAAAGGGCAATGTGGTACACGCCCATCACCAGCAAAGCCCCGGCAAAGAACAGGGCCACGCCCCATTTGCGCGCCTGCAAAGCCTGAAGCGCGCTGGCCTGCCCGAAAAGGAGCGGGGAGGTTATGCCGCCATCGCTGTAGGAAAAGTTCGACACGTGCAGCATGATCTCGATGGGGCGACCATCCGAAGGAAATTCAAAGAGCTTTACCGAAAAATCCGGGGTTTCCTCCTCAGGGCGCGTCCCGGCGATTCCGCTCCCACCCAGAAGGCGGCCATTCACATAGAGGCGATAGGCGGAGTTCACCTTGAAAACACGCAGCGCCAGCCGGTGTTCTCCCGGCCAGGGCAGCACGAGCAGGCGATAGGTGGCGAAACCAGTCGCGGCGGCTTCCAGCCCGTTTGCCGCAAGCCCCGACCATGCCGAGGGCAACGTGATCAGGCTTTCCGGCGAGGACGCACCAATCCCGACGGATTCCTGCTGACCGACGAACCGGCTCCAGGCAAATTCCCATTGGCCATCAAGCGCCACCACGGGGTTGCGTTCAAGGTCCGAAGCGCTCAGGTCGAGCACGCCGCCTCTCGCCGTCGGGGGCGCTCCGGTTTTCGCTTCGCATCCCAGGCATAGGAGTGTCAGGCATAAGGCCAGAACGAGACGAAGAGAGGCGATACTGATCGCATGTGCACGGCTTCGGTGCTGCAGGCCTGCGGTGCGAACCATGGAAAACAAATAGTTCCAGAAATTTGCATCGGTCAAGGGCCATTTCCAGCGCGAGCCAGCCCCCAAGAGGAGTTCCCTGAAAGATCGTCGGGCAGGCTGAGGGCGAAGAGGGAGGACAAACCCGTTTGCGGCTTCCGGGCTTACACCGGCCAGAGCCGCGCCAGCGCAATGCCCTCCTGCCCTGCTCCAGTCATACTTCACATCTCGCGCCGCAGAGGCTTGCGGCCTCATCGCGTTTGACGCCCCTGGATAACTCTCCTAAAATACACAAAATGATCAACTTCATGTCACTTCGCCTCTTCGATCAATGGATGCCTGTGTTCCAGGCTGCCTGAACGGGGCTGAACGCATGGGGTGGCGGTTCGTGCCGCAGGAAAGCTGAAGGAGTCTTCATGAACGTGACGACGCAGGAGAGCCACAGCGAACGCATCGAGCGCATCAGGCGCAACTGGCGGGAGATCGAACCCGACCGCAAGTATGCAATCGGTCCGCTCAGGTCCGGAGACGGACAGGGCATAGCCCAGCTCTTCTACTCCGTGTACGGCGACCGCTACCCCGTGGAAGACTACTACATCCCGGAGAGCATCGAGCGGCTCAACGCCGAAGGCGCGCTTCTCACGGTGGTGGCCCGCCTGGAATCCGGAGCCGTGGCCGGCCAGGGGGCCTATTACCAGAGCTCCCCGCCCAACAAGGCCCTCTTCGAGTTCGGGCAGCTGCTCATCGCGCCCGAATACCGCAACTCGCTCATGGTCGCCAAGATCCTCAAGGAAATGGACAGGCTGTCGCGCACCATGACCCAGGCCCAGGGTTTCTTCGGAGAGGCCGTGTGCACGCATCTGGTCACCCAGAAGCTCGTGGACAAGCAGGGGTACGCGGAGTGCGGTCTGGAGGTGTCCCTGATGCCTGCCGGGGCCTACGAGAAGGAAGGGGCCGGTTCCCAACGGGTCAGCTGCCTTCTGGGAGCGCGGGTGGACCGCGACCATCACATGCCGCTTCATCTGCCGGAGTGCTACCGTAAGGAGTTGGAACTCATCCTTCGCGGCTTCTCCCTGGATAGGGAGATCAGCTTCAGCGCCATGGACGCGCCTCTTGCAACTGAGAGTTCGTTCGACTCCCGCACGTTCGATTTCGCCTCGGTGGAGCGGGTGCAGGTGACGACCGTGGGGAGCGATTTCACCGATGTTGTCCGCACCCTCGACCAGGACGCGAAACGCCGCAACATGGCCGTGGTCCAGGTGTTCGTGAACGCGGGCGGGCCAGGCGCGGCCTTCGCGGTGGAGGCCCTGCGCGCGCGGGGGTTCATCCTGGGCGGGCTTGTCCCGCTCTGGTTCGGCCCGGACGGAATCCTTATGCAGAAGATCTACGTGGAGCCGGAATTTGACGCCATCAACCTGTTCTCGGACAGGTCGAAGGCGCTCCTGGCCTTCATCCGTGCGGACTGGGACCGCGCGCGGAGCCTAGCGTGATTTCCACGACACCCCCCGGCGACCCGTTCCAGCACCGAGACGCCTTGTCCAAGGCCGTGGGAGCCGAACGCTTCAGCACGGACTTCAGCCCGCCCGGATGCCTCTGGGCCGGGGCCAGACGCGCGGGCGTGCCCCACGCCAGGATCAAGGCCGTGCACACCGAAGAGGCCCGCGCCGTGGACGGCGTGACGGCGGTGCTCACCGGGGCGGACGTGCCCGGCTCCAACCTGCAGGGCATCGTCCACAAGGACCAGCCCGTGCTGGCCACGGACACGGTGCGCCACGCGGGCGACGCGGTGGCCCTGGCGGTGGCCGAGAGCCGCGAAGCCCTGGCCGAGGCATTGGCGCTCATTCGTGTTGATCTCGAGCCGCTGCCCGGCGTGTTCGACCCGGAGCTGGCCCTGGCCCCGGACGCGCCCCTGGTCCACGCAGGCCGGGAAGGGGGCAACCTGTTGGCCCGTGGGCTTGTTCACAAGGGCGACGCCCGCAAGGCCATGAACTCATGCGACGTGGTGGTGGAGGGCGAGTTCGAGACCCCCATGCAGGAGCATGTCTTCCTGGAACCGCCGAGCGGCGCGGCCAGGATGACCGCCAAAGGCGGCCTGGAGATGGTGGCGTCCACGCAGGCCCCGTTTCGCGACCGCTTCGAGATCGCCCACGCCCTGGACCTGAACCCCATGAGCATCCGGGTGCGTGCCCCCTACCTGGGCGGCGCGTTCGGCGGCAAGGACGGGGCCACGGTGCAGTGCCTGCTGGCCTTGGCTGCGCTGAAAAGCGACGGGCAGTGGGTGAAGATGTGCTGGAGCCGCGAGGAGACCTTCCTGGCCGGGTACAAGCGTCACGCGGCGCGCATGCGGGTGCGGCTCGGGGCCTCCCGCCGGGGCGAATTGCAGGCCCTGGACTGCTCCATGTATTTTGACTCCGGCCCCTACGCCCACCTTGCCGTGGAGATCATGGCGCTCGGCCTTGAGCACGCAGGCGGGCCGTACCGCATCCCGCACACCCGCATGGAAGGTTTCTGCGTCTACACCAACAACCCCGTGGGCGGGGCCTTCCGGGGGTTCGGCGTGGTGCAGGCCAGCTTCGCCATCGAGCGGAGCATGGACGCCCTGGCCGCGCGGCTCGGCCTGGACCCCGCAGAGCTGCGCCTGAAGAACGCCCTGCGCACCGGCGAGCTCAACTGCGCGGGCGTGGCCATGCAGTCCCCCTCGGGCGCGGTGGAATGCCTGGAGGCGATGATGGCCCACCCCGTATGGGCGGACAGGAGTAACTGGAAAGCGAAAGCGCCGCCGTTCAAGCGCCGGGGCGTGGGCATCGCCGCGTCGCTGAACGCCATGGGCTACGGGCGCGGCCTGCCGGACGCGGCTGCGGCAAAGCTTGAGCTCACGCGGGAAGGAAACTTCAAAATATTCAACTCCGTGCCGGACATGGGCCAGGGCAATGCTCCGGCTTTCGTCCAGCTGGCGGCCACGGCCCTGAACCAGGAGGCCTCGCGCTTCGAGGTGGTCCAGCCGGACACACGGCTGTGCCTGCCCGCCGGGTCGTCCTCGGCCAGCCGCACCACGTACACTTTCGGCAACGCGCTGCTCAAAGCCTGCGAGGCCATGCGCGAGAAGCTCAAGGCGCGCGCGGCCCTGGCCCTGCTGGCGGACGAGCCGTCCCGGCTGCGCCTCGCGCCGGGGATGGTCGTGGACGACGCCACGGGGCGCTCGGTCCCTCTGGCCATGCTTGGGGCCATGCTCCAGCGCGACGACCGCATCTGCGTGGACCAGTGCGTGATGCCCGTGGTGGAGAATCCGCCGGATACCGGCAAGGAGTTCCGGCTGGGCTTTCCGCATAGGTTCTTCGCCCACGGGGCCTGCGTCTGCGCGGTGGAGGCCGATGAGCTCACCGGGCAAGTGGCGCTTCTGGAGTGCGTCACTGCCGTGGAGTGTGGCAAGGTGCTGAGCGCCCAGGGCGTAGAGCGCCAGGTGCAGGGCGCAGCGGCCCAGGGCGCAGGGTTTGCGCTCATGGAGAATCTTTCGACCGAGGCCGGGCACATCCTGACGGGCGACCTGTCCACGTATCTGATCCCCACCGCGCTGGACCTGCCCGGCCTGGAGTGGGTGTCCGTGGACGGGGACGAGCCCACCGGCCCGCACGGGCTCAAGGGGATGGGGGAAGTGGGCATCCACGGGCCTGCGCCCGCAGTGGCCCAGGCCCTGGAAGACGCCGTGGGGCTTGCGATCCGCCGCGTCCCAGTGGAACCGGAGGACGTATTGCGGGCGATGAGGGGCGAAAACGCATGAGCACAGACATCACGGTGACGTTCACCTTGAACGAGGCGCGGGTCAGCATCGAAACGAGCCCCGGCAGGCGGGTTCTGGACCTGCTGCGGGGCGACCTGGGCCTGACGGCGGCGAAGGAAGGCTGCGGCTCGGGCGAGTGCGGCGCGTGCTCCATCCTGGTGGACGGCGTCGCCAAGCTCTCCTGCCTGATGCTGGTTGCGCAGCTGGAAGGCCGCGAGGTGGTCACGGCGGAGGGGCTGGGCACGGTGGAGCATCCGCATCCCATCCAGCAGGCGTTCGCACAGCACGGAGCCGTGCAGTGCGGGTACTGCACGCCGGGCATGACCATCGCCTCGGCGGAACTGCTCGCCCGGACTTCCTCCCCGGACCGGGCGCAAGTGCGCGAGGCCATCTCCGGCAACCTGTGCCGCTGCACGGGGTACGTAAAGATCGTGGACGCGGTGATGGCGGCTGCCGGGGCCGCGCGCGGGGAGGACTCGTGAGCGCTGGCGTGTTTTGTCCGAGCAGTCTTGATGAGCTGTGGCCGCTTCTGGAAGACGGGGCCACAGTGATGGCCGGAGGCACGGACCTCCTGGCCCGGCGCCGCGGGAAGGCTCCCGATTTCGTGGCCTGCCTGGAGCGGCTAGGGGGCCTGTACGGCGTCAGCGAGGACGCGGGGCTCATCCGCCTGGGAGCCTGCGAGACCCACACGCGCCTGCTGCAAAGCCCCCTGGTGCGGGAGCGTTTGCCCGCGCTGGCCTCGGCGCTTTCCGTGCTCGGTTCGCCGCTGGTGCGCAACATGGGCACGCTCGGCGGCAACATCGTCACTGCCTCGCCCGCAGGGGACACCCTTGCGCCTCTCTACGCGCTGG
Coding sequences within:
- a CDS encoding response regulator transcription factor → MTERNAARVMLVDDHPAVRQGLALLLGQHGHTVCAEAGSRSEALAVMKGSGADIAIIDLSLGEDSGLELLHAFKARNIPGLVYSMYEDPETIALAFDSGAGGYITKREMAEVLLHGVLEVRAGRRFISPRAAQSLAMRAVKGNGAREAELSERERQILRMLGQGDSAADIAREFIISTRTVETYYSRLMEKLGLVGMKELRKFAISTRR
- a CDS encoding sensor histidine kinase — encoded protein: MLDLSASDLERNPVVALDGQWEFAWSRFVGQQESVGIGASSPESLITLPSAWSGLAANGLEAAATGFATYRLLVLPWPGEHRLALRVFKVNSAYRLYVNGRLLGGSGIAGTRPEEETPDFSVKLFEFPSDGRPIEIMLHVSNFSYSDGGITSPLLFGQASALQALQARKWGVALFFAGALLVMGVYHIALYCFRPQSSSPLHLGLYCLLWLGNQLFSSSSDWVSGLFWGASGSVVLEKIAFICLMLTVPIGYQFFRSLYPFEFPKNIRHYCSFMAVLFVVLTVFSPMLLLTELLPVYYISASIMICYCVYKLILACARQRDNARLLLAGFVILGLAGINDMLDETGYIQTGSQIQVGLFFFLLFQALALSRRFSLAFSTVETLSTQLEGKNIALEREVAERARLQHEVVSISDDERRRLSHNLHDGLCQQLTGARLRCSVLEHRIPSEDTIAREVRQLSSLIDDTVGHAYDLSRGLWPVEHRAGSGASSLEELALRFSESSGIPITFRQDLPCAQCKNEHMTQLYRIAQEGIANAIKHAAPSRVDVFLECLDLRGVRLTIRDDGCGIAPGNKPRGGLGLKIMAHRAGVVGGDLRIDDAGDGGTIVTCTVACTAAEKSESTQESAG
- a CDS encoding xanthine dehydrogenase family protein molybdopterin-binding subunit; this translates as MISTTPPGDPFQHRDALSKAVGAERFSTDFSPPGCLWAGARRAGVPHARIKAVHTEEARAVDGVTAVLTGADVPGSNLQGIVHKDQPVLATDTVRHAGDAVALAVAESREALAEALALIRVDLEPLPGVFDPELALAPDAPLVHAGREGGNLLARGLVHKGDARKAMNSCDVVVEGEFETPMQEHVFLEPPSGAARMTAKGGLEMVASTQAPFRDRFEIAHALDLNPMSIRVRAPYLGGAFGGKDGATVQCLLALAALKSDGQWVKMCWSREETFLAGYKRHAARMRVRLGASRRGELQALDCSMYFDSGPYAHLAVEIMALGLEHAGGPYRIPHTRMEGFCVYTNNPVGGAFRGFGVVQASFAIERSMDALAARLGLDPAELRLKNALRTGELNCAGVAMQSPSGAVECLEAMMAHPVWADRSNWKAKAPPFKRRGVGIAASLNAMGYGRGLPDAAAAKLELTREGNFKIFNSVPDMGQGNAPAFVQLAATALNQEASRFEVVQPDTRLCLPAGSSSASRTTYTFGNALLKACEAMREKLKARAALALLADEPSRLRLAPGMVVDDATGRSVPLAMLGAMLQRDDRICVDQCVMPVVENPPDTGKEFRLGFPHRFFAHGACVCAVEADELTGQVALLECVTAVECGKVLSAQGVERQVQGAAAQGAGFALMENLSTEAGHILTGDLSTYLIPTALDLPGLEWVSVDGDEPTGPHGLKGMGEVGIHGPAPAVAQALEDAVGLAIRRVPVEPEDVLRAMRGENA
- a CDS encoding (2Fe-2S)-binding protein, with translation MSTDITVTFTLNEARVSIETSPGRRVLDLLRGDLGLTAAKEGCGSGECGACSILVDGVAKLSCLMLVAQLEGREVVTAEGLGTVEHPHPIQQAFAQHGAVQCGYCTPGMTIASAELLARTSSPDRAQVREAISGNLCRCTGYVKIVDAVMAAAGAARGEDS